The Streptomyces sp. 11x1 genomic sequence GTGTGGTCGATGTCCACATCGCCGGCGTCGGTGAACGTCTCGTCGTCGTACACGCTCACCCATGCGCCCGACACGGCCCGGCACTCGTCGTCCTGCTCGACATCGGTGCCGTCGCGCTCCAGGACCCGCTCACGGGTGTCGCAGCCGTCCTGTTCCGCCCAGTGCGGGAACTTGGCGCGGCTGTAGCCGGACATCGAGCCGTGCGCGGCCACCGCCAGCCCGGCCAGCTCCTCCCGTGCCTGCTCCACGCCCGGCACGCCCGGCAGGGTCGTGTCGTCGGCTGCCTGGCCGCCGGCCCCGCTGCCCGATGCGGACGGCTTCGCGTCCTGCGCACCGTCCAACGCGGTGTCGTCGACAGCCGTACACCCGGCCACCGCGAGCATCGCCACAGCCGCCAGGCCCCGCCCCCACCACTGCTGCTGACGCCCCATGACCTGCTTGTTCCTCTCACCCAGCGGCCGTTGACGCGCAGCGTATCGGCTACGGCGGCTGGCTGCGGAGGGCAAGTAGCCATCAGCACGCGTAGCTCCGGTGACGTGGACCCCGCAGGAAGGGAAGCCGGACTGGTGAACGGAGGTTGGTCCGCAGGCCGGGAGCGAGCGGCAGGCGGCGTGAACTGCTACTTGCTTGAACAGGGCGGGATCGGGCTCGTGTACAACGGTCCGCCTGTCCGCGGCCGCCCCCGAGGCACACGCGGGTTCGCGAGCGGTTCCTGGGACGTAACCGCGTACTCGGCCGAGTACGGACAGCGGAAAAATGGGCCTACAAGCAGCGTGGCGCCCCCACCGGAAACTTGGGGACGCCACGGAGTACGCGGTGGAAAGGTCTTTCAGGCCTGGACGTGCGGCCTGATCGGTGCGGAGCCGCGCGCCTCGATGACGCACGCGGCGGCGACGCCCAGGGCGGCAACCGTCATGGCCACACCGAACACGATGTCCGGGCCAGGGTCCTGGCCGAAAACGTTGATCAGCGCTCGCGCGGCGATGGCAACCTGGCCCAGCGCGACGACCCCCAGCCACCCCGCGCGCACGACCCGTGGGGTACGTGAGCGGGCCTTCTCCAGTCCCAGGAGCGCGGCGGCGCCCACCAGGGCGACCACGATGCCGAGCAAGGTCGCAGCGTACAACGCCGTGCCCAGTGCCGAGGTGTCGGTGTGATCGAGTTCCGCCGTGTCCGGTGGCAGGGTCGTGATCAGCACGGTGAACAGCCCGATGTAGGCCACCTGCAGAAGCAGAAGGACAGGCGCCACGCGCCGATTGAGTACTGAGGTCACTTGTCGCTCCTGACGAGGCTGCCGCTCTTGATGATCCACAGGCTTCCATTCTTCTGGGCGTTCAGGCATGCCTTCTTGCTGCGGGTGCCTGCACTGGTCTTGCCGTCGTTCTTGCGCCCGATACCGCGGCCGATGGAGTTGTTACGCAGGTCCATCGTCTTGTCGACGCCCTTGGACTTGGACTCGTGCCGTGTCGCGATCTCGTAGGCGTCCTTGGTGGAGAGGCGAATTTCCATCAGCGCGTTCCAGTA encodes the following:
- a CDS encoding HNH endonuclease family protein; amino-acid sequence: MGRQQQWWGRGLAAVAMLAVAGCTAVDDTALDGAQDAKPSASGSGAGGQAADDTTLPGVPGVEQAREELAGLAVAAHGSMSGYSRAKFPHWAEQDGCDTRERVLERDGTDVEQDDECRAVSGAWVSVYDDETFTDAGDVDIDHTVPLANAWRSGAAAWTQDKRREFANDMDHPQLLAVSASSNRSKGDQGPDEWQPPSKTYWCIYARSWVSVKAAYGLSVTGAEKNTLTDMLDTCS